A section of the Salinigranum marinum genome encodes:
- a CDS encoding DJ-1/PfpI family protein translates to MQIGFVMYNGLTALDFIGIHDAVTRLKTMGFNENICWETCALTERVTATGKVTFEPTAVGEELDRFDVVVVPGCVDVDSVTADDELIGWIGTAKGADLLVSVCTGSILLAAAGLLKDIPATTHPTAYDTLSEYCEVIDDRIVDTGDIITARGVTSSIDLGLHLCEKFADRETREAIAAQMDYPHYSGSQAT, encoded by the coding sequence ATGCAAATTGGATTTGTGATGTACAACGGATTGACTGCGCTTGATTTTATTGGAATCCATGACGCAGTCACACGATTAAAAACAATGGGATTCAATGAGAACATTTGCTGGGAGACCTGTGCACTGACTGAAAGAGTCACGGCGACGGGAAAAGTAACCTTTGAGCCAACTGCTGTTGGAGAGGAACTAGATCGGTTTGACGTTGTAGTAGTCCCTGGCTGTGTCGATGTTGACTCTGTGACCGCGGACGACGAACTGATCGGTTGGATCGGAACAGCAAAAGGGGCAGATCTCTTAGTTTCTGTCTGTACTGGATCGATCCTCCTTGCTGCAGCCGGACTGCTCAAGGACATCCCGGCGACGACCCATCCAACGGCCTATGATACGCTCTCGGAGTACTGCGAGGTCATTGATGACCGGATCGTCGACACTGGAGACATAATTACCGCCCGCGGCGTCACCTCATCAATCGACCTCGGGCTGCACCTTTGCGAGAAATTTGCTGACAGAGAGACCCGCGAAGCGATTGCGGCACAAATGGACTACCCACATTACAGTGGATCTCAGGCAACGTGA
- the hydA gene encoding dihydropyrimidinase produces MSGDTRCGNPLHDLIVTGGTVVSPEQTDEMDIGVRDGKIVTLTDVGSLSDDTEQTIDASGQYVFPGFIDSHVHVKIPLGEFVTRDGFTDATRAAAHGGTTTIVPFAIPDPDETPLEAYKRRRQDADGDVFTNYGLHACLTEVTETTLGELPELIDRGAASVKMFMVYEGRLMVSHGEIRDAFKTIEENDGLALIHAEDEEIIGHLIEQQVERGETDYSVHPDMHPNVSETTAMWTIADLVEETDCPAFFVHVSTKEAQRVLESAADRELPLLAETCPHYLTLRREVYNREDGEKFVCSPPIRSRENNNRLWEMLERGAIQTVNSDHCGYDTEQKEQYRDDITRMPMGLPGVETRNTVFYTDAVAEGRLPVERFVDLTATNIAKMLGLYPHKGSISVGADADLVIFDPEAEWTLEAEKLHMTTDYTPFAGKQMRGRPTATIVGGEVVVEDGTLVGEKVGDYVPTDGSNATQTFRSRLK; encoded by the coding sequence TTGAGTGGAGACACGCGGTGTGGTAATCCATTGCATGATTTAATAGTAACCGGTGGAACTGTTGTTTCACCTGAACAAACTGACGAGATGGACATCGGCGTTCGGGATGGTAAAATTGTAACTCTCACCGATGTCGGATCGCTCTCTGATGACACCGAGCAAACAATCGATGCGAGCGGTCAGTACGTCTTCCCGGGCTTCATCGATTCCCACGTTCATGTGAAGATTCCACTAGGGGAGTTCGTCACTCGGGACGGTTTCACGGACGCAACGCGTGCTGCTGCTCACGGCGGGACAACAACGATTGTCCCGTTCGCCATACCCGACCCTGACGAGACCCCACTTGAGGCATACAAACGACGTCGGCAAGATGCGGACGGTGATGTCTTCACGAACTACGGGCTCCATGCCTGCCTGACCGAAGTCACCGAGACAACGCTCGGCGAACTCCCAGAGCTCATCGACCGGGGTGCGGCCTCGGTCAAAATGTTCATGGTGTACGAAGGTCGTCTCATGGTCTCTCACGGTGAAATCCGGGACGCTTTCAAGACCATTGAGGAAAACGACGGGCTCGCCCTCATCCACGCGGAGGACGAGGAGATCATCGGCCATCTGATTGAACAGCAGGTGGAGCGTGGTGAGACCGATTATTCGGTCCATCCCGACATGCATCCGAACGTCTCAGAAACTACTGCTATGTGGACGATTGCTGATCTCGTCGAGGAGACGGACTGCCCGGCGTTCTTCGTCCACGTCAGCACGAAGGAGGCCCAGCGGGTGCTGGAATCGGCCGCTGACCGGGAGTTACCGCTACTGGCCGAGACCTGTCCACATTACCTTACCCTAAGGCGCGAAGTGTATAATCGCGAAGACGGTGAGAAGTTCGTCTGTAGTCCGCCAATCCGCTCTCGGGAGAACAACAATCGTCTTTGGGAGATGCTGGAACGTGGCGCGATTCAGACGGTCAACAGCGATCACTGCGGATACGATACAGAGCAGAAGGAGCAGTACCGCGATGACATCACACGCATGCCGATGGGGCTACCCGGTGTCGAAACGCGGAATACCGTCTTCTACACTGATGCAGTCGCAGAAGGCCGACTTCCGGTCGAGCGCTTTGTCGACCTCACCGCCACGAACATCGCAAAGATGCTCGGGCTCTACCCACACAAGGGAAGTATCAGTGTTGGCGCTGATGCCGACCTCGTCATCTTCGACCCGGAGGCCGAGTGGACGCTTGAGGCTGAAAAACTGCATATGACGACTGATTACACCCCCTTCGCGGGGAAGCAGATGCGAGGCCGGCCAACAGCCACAATTGTCGGCGGTGAGGTGGTGGTGGAGGACGGTACACTTGTCGGTGAGAAGGTCGGGGACTACGTCCCCACCGATGGGAGTAACGCAACACAAACATTTAGGAGTCGACTCAAATAA
- a CDS encoding poly-gamma-glutamate biosynthesis protein PgsC/CapC, whose amino-acid sequence MWVATLLVVVGILGVALTTQFTGYRLGGAITVPVLAMYTLKNVLMLPVFVLSTIAAYIGLWYLRQRTLIYGRDEFLAALIIGTSVPLVTLLGLIEVGFGADLIVLLGSILPGLAAYNFHSIKPEFRRNDLLATIGLFTALFALGFVLVSPGIAVRYGTVTPPALFAATADVAVYNNAVVGIPTEAVVISREVVAGLFIIGLIISERIRARFGVRIGIIAAILLAVFALTNYWLIVMYVVLFILAFGFVQAANHATLRYGRVLLGTTIAFAVLMAVPLTLRFPIDRGLSAFFVAFLSGIIAYNAHVTGPFERRLVLPLQAVIFVPALLIARVFANPEPRGIPQELTLPVILTGILLVFVGLGLGRWYSVAQPDEAEVRSVSVLSGDNS is encoded by the coding sequence ATGTGGGTTGCTACGCTGTTGGTCGTTGTTGGGATCCTCGGCGTAGCATTGACCACGCAGTTTACCGGGTACCGTCTTGGCGGAGCGATCACCGTGCCGGTACTTGCGATGTACACGCTCAAGAATGTCCTGATGTTGCCGGTGTTCGTCCTCAGTACGATCGCAGCGTACATCGGCCTCTGGTATCTTCGACAGCGGACCCTGATCTACGGTCGAGACGAATTCCTCGCCGCATTGATCATCGGAACGTCAGTCCCGTTGGTAACGCTTCTTGGGCTCATTGAGGTTGGGTTTGGTGCAGATCTCATCGTCTTACTCGGCAGTATTCTTCCGGGGCTAGCGGCGTACAACTTTCATAGCATCAAGCCGGAGTTTCGACGGAACGATTTACTCGCAACTATCGGCCTGTTCACGGCACTGTTCGCTCTCGGTTTTGTACTGGTCTCTCCCGGAATCGCTGTCCGATATGGGACGGTGACGCCACCGGCGTTGTTCGCAGCAACCGCCGACGTTGCGGTATATAATAATGCAGTCGTTGGTATCCCAACAGAAGCAGTCGTCATATCGAGGGAAGTCGTGGCTGGCCTGTTTATAATCGGTCTGATCATATCCGAGCGCATCAGAGCGCGATTCGGCGTTCGGATCGGCATCATCGCGGCTATCCTGTTGGCAGTCTTCGCCCTCACGAACTACTGGCTTATCGTTATGTACGTCGTTTTGTTCATCCTTGCGTTCGGCTTTGTCCAGGCAGCGAACCACGCAACACTGCGGTATGGCAGGGTACTCCTCGGAACCACCATCGCATTTGCGGTTCTCATGGCAGTTCCACTCACGCTCCGGTTCCCGATTGATCGTGGGTTGTCTGCGTTTTTTGTCGCGTTCCTCAGTGGAATAATAGCATACAACGCTCACGTGACAGGGCCATTCGAGCGGCGGCTGGTACTACCCCTCCAAGCCGTCATTTTCGTTCCAGCGTTGCTCATCGCACGGGTGTTCGCCAACCCGGAACCACGGGGTATCCCGCAAGAACTCACGCTGCCTGTGATACTGACGGGCATACTCCTAGTGTTTGTAGGCTTGGGACTCGGACGCTGGTATTCAGTCGCCCAACCTGACGAGGCCGAGGTGCGGTCTGTGTCCGTTCTTTCGGGGGATAACTCATGA
- a CDS encoding sodium:solute symporter family protein has protein sequence MVLTFTNIALALGAYLVVVLGIAYVAMGRLDVTPDDYYLAGRGLGTLVLTGTVLATWFSTFAFLGGPGTFFSSGSGWLWFGLFNITGPILIWVIGTRFWLLGRKFDHVTPSDLLAQFYEDDDSVRILVAVIAILALVPYSVIQLTGAAQALVGALGAQQYFSTGVLLLMGMVALYLFVGGLRAVAWIDTLQAVIFMPALIITAAATVYWSGGLSAGWSATLAENPELWTFSAAGTGSWYTGALVWTMAWVFIPHMWQRMLMAKNPKVIARTAAVSGTISLWVITFSALLIGGIGSSLITELPEGTAADGFMTILYAEFLPIGAIVITVAAFAAGMSTISSQILTTSSIFVRDIAKKPFRPDMDDSKEARIGRYFTIFFSLVVLGIALSPAAEQAIIPLASDGVALALVYIPCVLGMLFWDEASTAGAKWSLLIGFVFLQIAIWTPVGSLFPVFGPPVYGLALTAAVYYGVSKATASVPEDRQTEYREILIKGMRIENPPRAADPQPSDD, from the coding sequence ATGGTCCTGACGTTCACTAATATTGCACTAGCGCTCGGCGCGTATCTCGTAGTCGTTCTTGGTATCGCGTACGTCGCGATGGGACGACTTGACGTAACCCCGGATGACTACTATCTCGCTGGTCGCGGGCTCGGAACATTGGTTTTGACCGGGACCGTCTTAGCAACGTGGTTCAGTACATTCGCGTTTCTGGGCGGTCCTGGGACGTTCTTTTCGAGCGGTAGCGGGTGGCTTTGGTTCGGGCTGTTCAACATCACTGGTCCAATCCTGATTTGGGTGATTGGAACCCGGTTTTGGCTTCTCGGACGAAAGTTCGACCACGTGACCCCTTCGGATCTCCTTGCACAGTTCTATGAGGACGATGACTCGGTCCGGATTCTGGTGGCCGTAATTGCGATCCTTGCACTGGTACCGTACTCGGTTATTCAGTTGACAGGGGCTGCTCAAGCCCTCGTCGGCGCTCTTGGTGCTCAGCAGTATTTCAGCACCGGAGTGCTGTTGCTGATGGGTATGGTTGCACTCTACCTCTTTGTTGGAGGCCTCCGGGCAGTTGCCTGGATAGACACCCTCCAAGCAGTCATATTTATGCCGGCACTAATCATCACCGCCGCTGCCACCGTCTACTGGTCGGGTGGGCTCTCTGCTGGATGGAGTGCCACACTTGCCGAGAATCCCGAGCTGTGGACGTTCTCGGCTGCCGGGACTGGGTCGTGGTATACGGGAGCTCTCGTGTGGACAATGGCGTGGGTGTTCATCCCTCACATGTGGCAGCGGATGCTGATGGCAAAAAATCCGAAGGTCATCGCGAGAACTGCGGCTGTCTCGGGAACCATTTCGCTTTGGGTGATTACATTTAGCGCGTTACTCATCGGCGGAATCGGCTCTAGCTTGATTACTGAACTACCGGAGGGTACTGCAGCTGATGGATTCATGACAATCCTTTATGCCGAGTTTCTGCCGATCGGAGCCATCGTCATCACCGTCGCGGCATTTGCAGCAGGAATGTCAACGATCAGCAGTCAGATCCTTACAACCAGTTCGATCTTTGTCCGTGATATCGCAAAGAAGCCGTTCAGACCCGATATGGATGACTCGAAGGAAGCACGGATTGGACGGTACTTCACCATCTTCTTCTCCTTAGTTGTGCTCGGAATCGCACTCAGTCCAGCGGCAGAACAGGCGATCATTCCGCTTGCAAGTGATGGTGTTGCACTGGCACTCGTTTATATCCCCTGCGTGCTCGGGATGCTCTTTTGGGATGAAGCGTCAACGGCAGGAGCGAAGTGGTCGCTTCTTATCGGGTTCGTGTTCCTGCAGATTGCTATCTGGACACCGGTCGGGAGTCTGTTCCCTGTCTTCGGGCCGCCAGTCTACGGTCTCGCCCTGACTGCTGCAGTCTACTACGGCGTCAGTAAGGCAACAGCATCTGTCCCCGAGGATCGTCAGACAGAGTACCGAGAGATCCTCATTAAGGGTATGCGGATCGAGAATCCACCAAGAGCTGCTGATCCACAACCGAGCGACGACTGA
- a CDS encoding cytosine permease, which translates to MPKSVEDRSISSLGFFLISVGLYVQLVSFVAGAQVYPALSPLMIVATVIIGNIAVWVLLVLTGDIGLKHGIPFAVYIRAPFGYLGAHIPALVRALPAVFWFGFQTWLGATALNLIMETLTGYSNLILIIAIFGLFQILNTALGIDAISKFDWVAAPILIITGIIMEVVLIQRYDLTLAQLFSSSGEGGISFLSAVAIMAGAQITMAVNIADFTQFLKRPEGDTSWVERNKGSAWAQFFGLVPPMAFFVIVGMTSGIATGEWNPILVMAEVFGGNTVLLVFVLASFVIFAQVASNTGQNLLPPGYVFVNLFPRRITFPTAVTAAGVVGLLIQPWEFADLIPTILLWISALLGPIVGIMITDYYAIRKRELNLKDLYDANGQYSYWRNFNPAAMVTYAVSAALGLLFPDLAFFVAMLVSVGVYYGLMKIWVLDTYPQSEVTPQADTISVSDD; encoded by the coding sequence ATGCCAAAGTCCGTTGAGGACCGAAGCATCTCAAGTCTCGGATTCTTTCTGATTAGCGTCGGGCTCTACGTACAACTTGTCTCGTTTGTTGCCGGCGCTCAGGTGTATCCCGCGCTATCGCCGCTGATGATTGTGGCCACGGTCATTATTGGTAACATCGCAGTGTGGGTTTTACTCGTCTTGACTGGTGATATCGGTCTTAAACACGGTATTCCATTCGCGGTGTATATCAGGGCACCCTTCGGATATCTGGGGGCGCACATCCCGGCGCTCGTTCGGGCCCTGCCCGCTGTGTTCTGGTTCGGATTCCAGACCTGGCTTGGCGCGACAGCGTTGAACCTCATCATGGAGACGCTGACTGGCTACTCAAACCTAATCCTCATCATCGCCATATTCGGCCTATTCCAAATCCTGAACACAGCGCTCGGAATTGATGCCATCTCAAAGTTTGACTGGGTCGCGGCACCGATCCTCATCATCACGGGGATTATCATGGAAGTCGTACTCATTCAGCGGTACGACCTGACCCTCGCACAACTCTTCTCGTCCAGTGGTGAAGGCGGCATCTCGTTCCTCTCGGCAGTAGCCATCATGGCCGGTGCACAGATCACGATGGCGGTCAACATCGCTGACTTCACCCAGTTCCTCAAGCGCCCGGAGGGTGACACGAGTTGGGTGGAACGTAACAAGGGGAGCGCCTGGGCGCAGTTCTTCGGATTGGTGCCCCCGATGGCTTTCTTCGTCATCGTCGGCATGACTAGCGGAATCGCCACTGGTGAGTGGAACCCAATCCTTGTCATGGCGGAGGTCTTCGGTGGTAACACCGTGTTGCTGGTCTTCGTACTGGCCTCATTCGTCATCTTCGCACAGGTCGCTTCAAACACCGGCCAGAACCTTCTCCCACCGGGATACGTGTTCGTGAATCTGTTCCCGCGACGTATTACGTTCCCAACTGCGGTGACGGCTGCGGGTGTCGTCGGGTTGCTCATCCAGCCCTGGGAGTTTGCGGACCTCATCCCCACGATTCTGCTCTGGATCTCGGCCCTTCTCGGCCCAATTGTCGGCATTATGATTACTGACTACTACGCCATTCGGAAGCGCGAACTCAATCTTAAAGACCTGTATGACGCCAACGGGCAGTACTCCTACTGGCGGAATTTCAACCCTGCCGCGATGGTCACGTACGCAGTCTCTGCGGCACTGGGCCTTCTGTTTCCCGACCTGGCTTTCTTCGTGGCAATGCTCGTGAGCGTAGGCGTCTATTATGGCCTAATGAAAATTTGGGTTCTCGACACCTACCCCCAGTCTGAGGTTACACCCCAAGCGGACACGATTTCTGTGTCCGACGACTAA
- a CDS encoding Mur ligase family protein: protein MVATGGHHYDASREARQAVDSVRGAVASVTGDDEAFESEDIADPRTVVREDPTPGGDLPEDRNNWVWQLQTPERTLANSADRFPTESDARTALDRFLTRAAGALPMFMVGAEYEWRGGLRSIEVGKPSLTGIVKELTRGFRHRKGLRRLDTRIAVAGSRGKTSTTRRLDDVFNRRGYDTLTKITGNHPTLIHNGEVHPIERRGPRTTLYENISVIGEFAPELDAYAAEDIGIFENQGITEYTTRLINQQLINPDIVVLTNVRQDHNDTLGKTRTNIARSFARSIFAGTHVVSGEQNPVLHDYMQEEIERRGGTIEQVEIPDRHEGMIGAETAHAIDAVLAFLDESPLPEGELEAFLDAIQPEWTQLPNGRIFNAAQVNDVESTEMVRQALVPDEKHCRSSISGEIGGGEPPPSQSMLTFSTSRATSIALTLVGPTRVRSLRIPSYRSPDTTEEPTPRLY from the coding sequence GTGGTTGCAACCGGAGGACATCACTACGATGCGTCACGAGAGGCCCGACAGGCTGTAGACAGCGTTCGCGGAGCGGTTGCCTCGGTCACTGGTGATGACGAGGCGTTCGAAAGCGAGGATATTGCCGATCCTCGAACGGTCGTCAGAGAAGACCCGACCCCGGGTGGTGACCTTCCAGAGGACCGGAACAATTGGGTGTGGCAATTACAGACGCCAGAGCGCACCCTCGCAAACAGCGCAGACCGGTTTCCAACCGAGAGCGATGCCAGAACTGCGTTGGATCGATTTCTCACGCGTGCCGCCGGTGCGCTCCCGATGTTCATGGTCGGTGCCGAATACGAGTGGCGGGGTGGTCTGCGGTCCATCGAGGTCGGCAAGCCGAGTCTGACCGGGATTGTGAAGGAGTTAACACGAGGGTTCCGTCATCGAAAGGGACTCCGACGTCTGGACACTCGCATCGCCGTGGCGGGGAGCCGTGGCAAGACCTCGACGACCCGTCGCCTCGACGATGTGTTCAATCGCCGGGGCTACGATACGCTGACGAAGATTACCGGGAACCATCCCACACTCATCCATAACGGCGAGGTTCACCCCATCGAACGACGCGGCCCTCGGACCACGCTGTACGAGAACATCAGCGTGATCGGAGAGTTCGCTCCGGAGCTCGATGCCTATGCCGCCGAGGATATCGGCATTTTCGAAAACCAGGGTATCACCGAATACACGACGCGACTGATCAATCAGCAACTGATAAATCCGGACATCGTCGTCCTCACAAACGTCCGCCAGGATCACAACGATACGCTCGGCAAGACGCGAACCAATATCGCCCGGTCGTTCGCACGGTCGATTTTCGCCGGGACGCACGTCGTCAGTGGGGAACAAAATCCTGTTCTTCACGACTACATGCAAGAGGAGATCGAACGACGGGGCGGTACTATCGAACAGGTCGAGATTCCCGACCGACACGAGGGGATGATTGGGGCAGAGACCGCTCACGCAATTGACGCGGTGCTGGCATTTCTCGACGAATCGCCGCTCCCCGAGGGCGAGCTCGAAGCGTTTTTAGACGCAATCCAGCCGGAATGGACGCAACTCCCGAACGGTCGTATATTCAACGCAGCACAGGTGAACGATGTCGAGAGCACGGAGATGGTGCGCCAGGCACTCGTTCCCGATGAAAAACACTGCCGTTCGTCTATCTCAGGCGAGATCGGCGGGGGCGAACCGCCTCCTTCGCAGAGTATGTTGACCTTCTCTACGAGCAGGGCCACATCGATAGCGCTCACGTTGGTGGGGCCAACACGCGTGCGTTCGCTGAGAATACCGAGCTACCGGTCACCCGACACGACAGAGGAACCGACGCCGAGACTGTACTGA
- a CDS encoding carbon-nitrogen hydrolase family protein codes for MSNPHNYSEEEFTVAAVQASPVYLDRDATVEKACRLIREAADNGAKIIGFPETFIPGYPYWNWVNAPIDGYDWYKKYRQQAVDVPSSVTKQLCRVANQTDTFVVMGITERDPATTGTLYNTNLIISDQGELLGKHRKIVPTHAEKLSWGRGDGSSITVYDTPYGQLGTLACGENTNPLARYALMAQGEQIHVSNYPAFHFNQEYDIGLATKIRSHTHAFEGKVFNIVSTEYFDESFYEVCESDRARELLGGENQSYFTAVVGPTGEILAGPLGDEEGIVYADISLEETIEPKLMHDVVGQYNRFDIFEFNINRDELKPLHEQFQQGQAQAQQTTHSGNLSESGSARQPPEVDESTSNE; via the coding sequence ATGAGCAACCCACACAACTACTCCGAAGAGGAATTTACTGTTGCCGCCGTTCAGGCCTCACCAGTATACCTAGACCGGGATGCAACCGTCGAGAAGGCGTGCCGGCTGATAAGAGAAGCCGCTGACAATGGGGCCAAAATCATTGGTTTCCCTGAAACATTCATACCGGGCTATCCCTACTGGAACTGGGTCAACGCACCAATCGATGGCTACGATTGGTATAAGAAGTACCGACAGCAGGCTGTTGACGTTCCGAGTTCCGTTACGAAACAACTCTGTAGGGTTGCCAATCAGACTGATACGTTTGTCGTGATGGGCATCACCGAACGGGATCCTGCGACGACCGGCACGCTGTACAACACAAATCTCATTATCAGCGATCAAGGTGAGTTACTTGGAAAGCACAGAAAGATCGTGCCGACTCACGCGGAGAAGCTCTCGTGGGGTCGCGGCGATGGCTCCTCAATAACGGTGTACGATACGCCCTATGGTCAACTGGGGACTCTAGCGTGCGGGGAGAACACGAATCCTCTAGCTCGGTACGCGCTGATGGCGCAGGGTGAACAGATTCACGTCTCGAACTACCCCGCGTTCCACTTCAATCAAGAGTACGATATTGGGCTTGCCACCAAGATCCGATCACACACGCATGCATTCGAAGGGAAGGTGTTCAACATAGTCTCGACCGAGTACTTCGACGAGAGTTTCTACGAGGTGTGCGAGAGTGACCGGGCGAGAGAACTGCTGGGCGGAGAAAACCAGAGTTACTTTACAGCGGTTGTTGGTCCGACTGGAGAAATCCTTGCTGGGCCCTTGGGCGATGAAGAAGGAATCGTATACGCAGATATTTCACTCGAAGAGACAATAGAGCCGAAGCTGATGCATGACGTAGTGGGGCAGTACAATCGGTTCGACATCTTTGAGTTCAACATTAATCGAGATGAACTCAAGCCACTCCACGAGCAATTTCAGCAGGGCCAAGCACAGGCACAACAGACGACTCATTCAGGGAACCTTTCTGAATCGGGGTCAGCAAGACAGCCGCCCGAAGTAGACGAGTCTACGTCAAATGAGTAG
- a CDS encoding DUF7718 family protein, which yields MTVVRYDHDSEGRTEATHDVTEEGLHINVYRDGEKTDSHEVTPPLPANQTLNAAEDHLSTHLDGYIRRLERWHGIPRDGP from the coding sequence GTGACCGTTGTCCGGTACGATCACGATAGTGAGGGGAGAACCGAAGCGACCCACGATGTCACCGAGGAGGGGTTACACATCAATGTCTATCGTGACGGGGAGAAGACCGACAGCCACGAAGTCACCCCACCGCTTCCGGCGAACCAAACACTCAACGCCGCCGAGGACCATTTGAGCACGCACCTGGATGGGTACATACGGAGATTAGAACGATGGCACGGGATTCCCCGCGACGGCCCATGA
- a CDS encoding IS1595 family transposase has product MFPFELLSSEASAANLLEQVRWRDGLYCPRCRSELVIKHGSYRTYQRYLCKDCDRTFNPKTGTIFAHAKIGLDKLLFAFYTLLRFNTSIRQLDAELDVSYRSLRRRVEQFARTLDAPAIDLVGPVEIDEFYVSAGLKGRERDRESRSRGLSKRGRGSYAEDKPPVFTLVDRGSDQRYVVPAKSAGESTVRLLLGDRKEESLTVYTDGFRAYDPLEEDENFQREAVIHGDGEYVDGDAHVNTCESHASLARRWLSPHRGVSKDKLTPYLRAFQLRRQILRKPGQEALKEVVRTVL; this is encoded by the coding sequence ATGTTCCCATTTGAATTGCTTAGCTCAGAGGCGAGCGCCGCGAACCTGCTGGAGCAGGTTCGCTGGCGCGACGGCCTCTACTGCCCGCGCTGCCGGTCTGAGTTAGTGATCAAACACGGCAGCTATCGGACGTATCAGCGGTATCTCTGTAAGGATTGCGACCGCACGTTCAACCCCAAGACCGGCACGATCTTCGCGCACGCGAAGATCGGCCTCGACAAGCTCTTGTTTGCGTTCTACACGTTGCTCCGGTTCAACACGAGCATCCGCCAACTTGATGCTGAACTCGACGTGTCGTATCGGTCGCTTCGGCGGCGCGTCGAGCAGTTCGCCAGAACGCTCGACGCGCCAGCCATCGATCTCGTCGGTCCGGTCGAAATCGACGAGTTCTACGTGTCTGCGGGGCTGAAAGGCCGCGAGCGTGACCGGGAATCGCGCTCGCGTGGCCTCTCGAAACGTGGTCGCGGAAGCTATGCCGAGGACAAGCCGCCGGTGTTCACGCTCGTTGATCGCGGCAGCGATCAGCGGTACGTCGTCCCTGCGAAATCCGCTGGTGAATCGACCGTGCGACTCCTCCTCGGCGACCGCAAGGAGGAGTCGCTAACCGTCTATACAGACGGATTTCGAGCGTACGATCCGCTCGAAGAAGACGAGAACTTCCAGCGAGAAGCGGTGATTCACGGCGATGGAGAATACGTCGATGGAGACGCACACGTGAACACTTGCGAGAGCCACGCGTCGCTGGCGCGACGGTGGCTCTCGCCGCATCGAGGCGTCTCAAAAGACAAGCTCACGCCGTATCTCAGAGCGTTCCAACTTCGCCGTCAAATCTTACGCAAACCTGGTCAAGAAGCTCTCAAAGAGGTCGTTCGAACTGTACTCTGA
- a CDS encoding ISH3 family transposase translates to MKFLYHPDTVITSSDLETLAEDLIAEIPIPGVEVGAFDSGIIRQTLLQAAVDQKSIKAVTDTTRGTYSDDYTLAQLHTVPPAELEIVVNDLLVQQATMILGPRPRIICLDFVDFHYHGSPYADASELCYTKPRDGTSQCHRYLAGFVLCRAKPLVVAVTPVRGDEPKSDAVERLLDHVAALPFDIAGLLADRGFYDGTSIERLDSVASVALPIVRGSQQMAEKLDTTVSYWTEYVMYEGSERELRFPLAVCVSYQQGNRGKHGLLVRAYVACDLADRTPKEVEALYQKRSAIETAFRTMREARARTSTADPAVRLLFVLVSFLLRNLWLIVRWRVLATPRRGGRALPVWFRFKVFRKWIDHPCSVKTLNRVTALH, encoded by the coding sequence ATGAAGTTCCTCTACCATCCAGACACTGTCATTACGTCCTCTGACCTTGAAACCTTAGCGGAGGATCTCATCGCAGAGATACCAATCCCCGGAGTCGAAGTCGGAGCCTTCGACTCCGGGATTATCCGACAGACGCTTCTCCAAGCCGCTGTCGATCAGAAATCCATCAAGGCCGTCACCGACACCACTCGGGGAACGTACTCCGACGACTACACGCTCGCACAGCTTCATACCGTCCCGCCTGCTGAACTCGAAATCGTCGTCAACGACCTTCTCGTCCAGCAGGCGACGATGATCCTCGGCCCTCGCCCGAGGATCATCTGCCTCGACTTCGTCGATTTCCACTACCACGGCTCACCCTACGCTGATGCTAGCGAACTCTGCTACACGAAACCACGCGATGGCACAAGTCAGTGCCATCGCTACCTTGCTGGATTCGTCCTCTGTCGGGCGAAACCACTCGTCGTCGCAGTCACACCGGTCCGTGGTGACGAACCCAAGAGCGACGCGGTCGAGCGACTGCTCGACCACGTCGCGGCCCTCCCGTTCGATATCGCTGGCCTCCTCGCTGACCGTGGATTCTACGACGGCACGTCGATCGAACGACTGGATTCGGTCGCATCAGTCGCTCTCCCCATCGTCCGCGGCAGTCAGCAGATGGCCGAAAAACTGGACACGACAGTCTCGTACTGGACGGAGTACGTGATGTACGAAGGAAGCGAGCGGGAACTCCGTTTCCCGCTCGCGGTCTGTGTCTCCTACCAGCAGGGCAACCGCGGCAAACACGGCCTGCTCGTGCGGGCGTACGTGGCGTGCGATCTGGCCGATCGCACGCCGAAAGAAGTCGAAGCCCTCTACCAGAAACGCTCAGCCATCGAGACGGCCTTCCGGACGATGCGTGAAGCGCGTGCGCGGACAAGCACGGCTGATCCAGCGGTGCGGTTGTTGTTCGTCCTCGTGAGCTTCCTGTTGCGGAACCTCTGGCTCATCGTCCGCTGGCGCGTGCTCGCCACGCCGCGGCGCGGCGGGCGAGCACTGCCCGTCTGGTTCCGGTTCAAGGTGTTCCGTAAGTGGATTGACCATCCGTGTTCGGTTAAGACGTTGAATCGGGTGACTGCGCTCCACTGA